The Chitinophaga sp. Cy-1792 genome contains the following window.
GATGGAATTCAGGCACCAGTCGTGGTACCGTGATGAAACCCGCACCATGCTGGGCGACTATCAGGCCATCATGGTTTACCACGATAAAAGCCAGGGCGCCATTACCATGGATGACCAGGAGTCAGATGTAATCTATGTGCGTTTCCATGGGCCGGAAGGCAACTACCGCCATAGCTACGACGATAGTTACCTGTATGAATATGCGCAATATGTGCGGGAATGGCTTGATGCCGGAAAAGATGTCTACGCTTATTTCAATAATACGATCGGTGAAGCAGTCAGTAACCTGGAAACACTAAAATCGTATGTGCTTGCCCGTTAGTGGTGGCTATTAACTGCCGGGATCACGCTTTTGCCGATCAGGTCGATGGAATGCAGCAGTTTTTCCTGGGATAGCTTAGCATTGTCCATCTGGAAGGTAAGGCGGGAAATGCCGCCCAGCGCTTCTGCATGCCGCAGGATTTTCTCTGCTACTTCAGCCGGACTCCCTACCAGGAGGGCGCCGAAAGGTCCTGTCTGCGCATCAAACTGGGCGCGGGTAACCGGCCCCCAACCTCTTTCCTGACCTATTTTAGTAAATGTTTCTGCGTAGCCGGGGAAGAACTCATCCCTGGCCTGCTGGGAAGTTTCGGCGATATACCCCAGCGAATGGAGGCCTACCTTCAGGGTTTCAGGGGCATGACCTGCCTTGCGGCCTGCTTCCCGATAGAGGTCTATCAGCGGGCGGAAACGATGCGTTTCCCCGCCAATGATGGCTACCATCAGGGGGAGCCCCAGGGTACCTGCCCTGGCAAAGGATTGCGGCGTTCCGCCTACTCCCAGCCATATAGGCAAAGGCTCCTGTACCGGGCGGGGATAGATGGCGACATCCTGCAAAGGTGCCCTGAATTTACCTTTCCAGCGCACTTGCTCACTTTCGCGGATAGTCAGGAGTAAATCAAGTTTCTCTATAAATAATTCATCATAGTCGTGCAGACTGTACCCGAACAGCGGGTATGCTTCTACGAAGGAGCCGCGGCCTACCACCATTTCAGCACGGCCATGTGAGAGGATATCCAGCGTAGCAAAGCTTTGGAATACCCTTACCGGGTCGGCGGCGCTCAGTACGGTTACAGCACTGGTGAGCCTGATGTTTTTTGTCTGTGCAGCAGCCGCTGCCAGGATCATAGTAGGCGCCGAATCGAGGAATTCCTTGCGGTGATGTTCCCCGATCCCGAATACATGCAATCCTGCCTGATCAGCCCGGGTGATCCTGGCCAGCAGGTTGTCCATTTCTTTCATGTCTGCCGCGGCATCGTGTGCGCCGCTCTGTGATTTAGTGGCAGCGAAGCTGTCTATTCCAATTTCCATATCCGGTGATTTCTTGATTAATGCTATTTATCAGACAGCCACTGAGGCAAAAATGTTTGCTTATTGGATAAATTTCCGGAGTGCGGAAATAGCACTGCCGTGCATGCCATGATGATAGATGCAGAATGTCACCGCATCATCGATACTGGAAATAGTATGGCCAAAGGAGGTTGTCCA
Protein-coding sequences here:
- a CDS encoding LLM class flavin-dependent oxidoreductase; translation: MEIGIDSFAATKSQSGAHDAAADMKEMDNLLARITRADQAGLHVFGIGEHHRKEFLDSAPTMILAAAAAQTKNIRLTSAVTVLSAADPVRVFQSFATLDILSHGRAEMVVGRGSFVEAYPLFGYSLHDYDELFIEKLDLLLTIRESEQVRWKGKFRAPLQDVAIYPRPVQEPLPIWLGVGGTPQSFARAGTLGLPLMVAIIGGETHRFRPLIDLYREAGRKAGHAPETLKVGLHSLGYIAETSQQARDEFFPGYAETFTKIGQERGWGPVTRAQFDAQTGPFGALLVGSPAEVAEKILRHAEALGGISRLTFQMDNAKLSQEKLLHSIDLIGKSVIPAVNSHH